One Etheostoma cragini isolate CJK2018 chromosome 19, CSU_Ecrag_1.0, whole genome shotgun sequence DNA segment encodes these proteins:
- the LOC117935201 gene encoding myosin heavy chain, fast skeletal muscle-like has translation MSTDAEMATYGKAAVYLRKPEKERIEAQTAPFDAKSACYVADVKELYLKAKIIKKDGGKVTVEVLDTKEERTVKEDDVYPMNPPKYDKIEDMAMMTHLNEASVLYNLKERFAAWMIYTYSGLFCATVNPYKWLPVYDSECVAAYRGKKRMEAPPHIFSVSDNAFQFMLTDRENQSVLITGESGAGKTVNTKRVIQYFATISVGGPKRDESKGSLEDQIIAANPLLEAYGNAKTIRNDNSSRFGKFIRIHFGTTGKLASADIETYLLEKSRVTYQLSDERGYHIFFQMMTGHIPAILEMALITTNPYDFPMCSMGQITVGSIDDKVELEATDNAIDILGFTGEEKVSIYRMTGAVLHHGNMKFKQKQREEQAEPDGTEEADKVAYLLGLNSADMLKALCYPRVKVGNEFVTKGQTVPQVMNAVPALAKSIYERMFLWMVVRINQSLDTKQARQFYIGVLDIAGFEIFDFNTLEQLCINFTNEKLQQFFNHTMFVLEQEEYKKEGIVWDFIDFGMDLAACIELIEKPMGIFSILEEECMFPKATDTSFKNKLYDQHLGKNKAFEKPKPAKGKIEAHFSLVHYAGTVDYNIAGWLDKNKDPLNESVIQLYQKSPVKLLPVLYPPVVEETGGAKKGGKKKGGSMQTVSSQFRENLGKLMTNLRSTHPHFVRCLIPNESKTPGLMENFLVIHQLRCNGVLEGIRICRKGFPSRILYADFKQRYKVLNASVIPEGHFIDNKKASEKLLGSIDINHDEYKFGHTKVFFKAGLLGVLEEMRDEKLASLVTMTQALCRGFLMRREFVKMTERRDAVFTIQYNVRSFMNVKHWPWMKVYYKIKPLLKSAETEKELASMKENFDKMKTDLAAALSKKKELEEKMVSLLQEKNDLQLQVASESENLNDAEERCEGLIKSKIQLEAKLKETTERLEDEEEINAELTAKKRKLEDECSELKKDIDDLELTLAKVEKEKHATENKVKNLTEEMASQDESIAKLTKEKKALQEAHQQTLDDLQAEEDKVNTLTKAKTKLEQQVDDLEGSLEQEKKLRMDLERAKRKLEGDLKLAQESIMDLENDKQQSDEKIKKKDFEISQLLSKIEDEQSLGAQLQKKIKELQARIEELEEEIEAERAARAKVEKQRADLSRELEEIRGKQAFTQQIEELKRQIEEEVKAKNALAHGLQSARHDCDLLREQFEEEQEAKAELQRGMSKANSEVAQWRTKYETDAIQRTEELEESKKKLAQRLQEAEEQIEAVNSKCASLEKTKQRLQSEVEDLMIDVERANGLAANLDKKQRNFDKVLAEWKQKYEEGQAELEGAQKEARSLSTELFKMKNSYEESLDQLETMKRENKNLQQEISDLTEQIGETGKSIHELEKSKKQVETEKAEIQTALEEAEGTLEHEESKILRVQLELNQIKGEVDRKLAEKDEEMEQIKRNSQRVIDSMQSTLDSEVRSRNDALRIKKKMEGDLNEMEIQLSHANRQAAESQKQLRNVQAQLKDAQLHLDDAVRAQEDFKEQAAMVDRRNGLMVSEIEELRAALEQTERSRKTAEQELVDASERVGLLHSQNTSLLNSKKKLESDLVQVQSEVDDTVQEARNAEEKAKKAITDAAMMAEELKKEQDTSAHLERMKKNLEVAVKDLQHRLDEAENLAMKGGKKQLQKLESRVRELEAEVEAEQRHGADAIKGVRKYERRVKELTYQTEEDKKNGARLQDLVDKLQLKVKAYKRQAEEAEEQANVHLSKCRKVQHELEEAEERADIAESQVNKLRAKSRDSGKGKEAAE, from the exons ATGAGTACTGACGCGGAGATGGCCACTTATGGCAAAGCTGCCGTTTACCTTCGTAAACCAGAAAAGGAGAGAATTGAGGCTCAAACTGCCCCATTTGATGCCAAGAGTGCCTGCTACGTGGCCGATGTCAAGGAGCTGTACTTGAAGGCAAAAATCATCAAGAAAGATGGTGGCAAAGTCACCGTTGAAGTCCTGGACACTAAGGAG GAGaggacagttaaagaagatgACGTCTATCCAATGAACCCTCCCAAGTATGACAAGATTGAGGACATGGCCATGATGACCCATCTCAATGAAGCCTCTGTGCTGTATAACCTCAAAGAGCGTTTTGCAGCATGGATGATCTAT ACCTACTCTGGGTTGTTCTGTGCCACTGTGAACCCCTACAAGTGGCTCCCAGTGTACGATTCTGAATGTGTAGCCGCCTATAGAGGCAAGAAGCGTATGGAGGCTCCACCCCacatcttctctgtctctgacaaCGCTTTTCAGTTCATGCTTACTG ataGGGAGAACCAGTCTGTCTTGATCAC TGGAGAATCTGGTGCTGGAAAGACTGTGAACACCAAGCGTGTCATCCAGTACTTTGCAACAATCTCAGTTGGTGGACCAAAGAGGGACGAATCAAAG GGGTCACTGGAGGATCAGATTATTGCAGCCAATCCCCTGCTGGAGGCCTATGGTAACGCCAAAACTATCAGGAATGACAACTCTTCTCGTTTT GGTAAATTCATCAGAATCCATTTCGGCACAACTGGCAAACTGGCTAGTGCTGATATTGAGACGT ATCTGCTGGAGAAGTCAAGAGTGACATACCAGCTTTCTGATGAAAGAGGCTACCACATCTTCTTCCAGATGATGACCGGCCACATCCCTGCTATTCTTG AAATGGCCCTCATCACAACCAACCCCTACGACTTCCCGATGTGTAGCATGGGTCAGATCACTGTGGGCAGCATAGATGACAAAGTTGAGCTGGAAGCCACTGAT AATGCCATTGATATCCTGGGCTTCACTGGTGAAGAGAAGGTGAGCATCTACAGGATGACTGGTGCTGTGCTCCACCATGGTAACATGAAGTTCAAGCAGAAGCAGCGTGAGGAGCAGGCTGAGCCTGATGGCACAGAGG AGGCTGACAAGGTTGCTTACTTGCTGGGTCTGAACTCTGCTGACATGCTCAAGGCTCTGTGCTATCCCAGAGTGAAGGTTGGAAATGAGTTTGTCACCAAGGGACAGACTGTACCTCAG gTGATGAACGCAGTGCCTGCCTTGGCCAAGTCTATCTATGAGAGGATGTTCTTGTGGATGGTCGTCCGTATCAACCAGAGTTTGGACACTAAACAAGCGAGACAGTTCTACATTGGTGTCCTGGATATTGCTGGCTTTGAAATCTTTGAC TTCAACACCTTGGAACAGCTGTGCATCAACTTCACCAATGAGAAACTGCAACAGTTCTTCAACCACACTATGTTTGTCCTGGAGCAAGAGGAGTACAAGAAGGAGGGTATTGTCTGGGATTTCATTGACTTTGGCATGGACTTGGCTGCTTGCATTGAGCTCATTGAAAAG CCCATGGGAATCTTCTCCATCCTTGAAGAGGAGTGCATGTTCCCCAAGGCCACAGACACATCCTTCAAGAACAAGCTGTATGACCAGCATCTTggcaaaaacaaagcttttgaGAAGCCTAAGCCTGCAAAGGGCAAGATTGAGGCCCACTTCTCCCTGGTGCACTACGCCGGTACCGTGGACTACAATATCGCTGGCTGGCTGGACAAGAACAAGGATCCACTGAATGAGTCTGTCATTCAGCTGTACCAGAAGTCCCCAGTGAAACTGCTGCCTGTTCTGTATCCTCCCGTCGTTGAGG aaactGGTGGTGCAAAGAAGGGTGGCAAGAAGAAGGGTGGTTCCATGCAGACTGTGTCTTCACAGTTTAGG GAGAACTTGGGCAAGCTGATGACTAACTTGAGGAGCACCCATCCTCACTTTGTGCGCTGCCTGATTCCCAATGAGTCAAAGACTCCAG GTCTAATGGAGAACTTCCTGGTCATCCACCAGCTCAGGTGTAACGGTGTGCTGGAGGGTATCAGAATCTGCAGGAAAGGTTTTCCCAGCAGAATTCTCTATGCTGACTTCAAGCAGAG GTACAAGGTGCTGAATGCCAGTGTCATTCCCGAGGGCCACTTCATTGACAACAAGAAGGCTTCAGAGAAGCTGCTTGGGTCAATTGACATTAATCATGATGAGTACAAATTCGGACACACCAAG GTGTTCTTCAAGGCCGGTCTGCTGGGTGTCCTAGAGGAGATGAGAGATGAAAAACTGGCATCTCTGGTCACCATGACTCAGGCTTTGTGCCGTGGTTTCCTCATGAGAAGAGAGTTTGTGAAGATGACAGAGAGGAG GGATGCTGTATTTACCATCCAGTACAATGTCCGCTCATTCATGAATGTCAAACACTGGCCATGGATGAAGGTGTACTACAAGATCAAGCCTCTGCTGAAGAGTGCTGAAACTGAGAAGGAGCTGGCATCTATGAAGGAGAACTTTGATAAGATGAAAACTGACTTGGCTGCGGCCCTGTCCAAGAAGAAGGAACTGGAGGAGAAGATGGTGTCCCTTCTGCAGGAGAAGAATGATCTGCAGCTGCAAGTAGCATCT GAATCAGAAAATCTGAATGATGCTGAAGAGAGATGTGAGGGACTCATCAAGAGTAAGATTCAGCTGGAGGCCAAACTCAAAGAGACAACCGAGAGactggaggatgaagaggaaatCAATGCTGAGCTCACTGCCAAGAAGAGAAAGCTGGAGGATGAATGCTCTGAGCTCAAGAAGGATATTGATGACCTGGAACTTACCTTGGCcaaagtggaaaaagagaaacatgccACAGAGAACAAG GTTAAGAACCTGACTGAGGAGATGGCCTCTCAAGATGAGAGCATTGCTAAGCTGACCAAGGAAAAGAAAGCCCTTCAGGAGGCTCATCAGCAGACTCTTGATGACCTGCaggcagaggaagacaaagtCAACACTCTGACCAAGGCCAAGACCAAGCTTGAGCAGCAAGTGGATGAT CTTGAGGGTTCTCTGGAGCAAGAGAAGAAGCTCCGTATGGACCTTGAGAGAGCCAAGAGAAAGCTTGAGGGTGATCTGAAACTGGCACAGGAATCCATCATGGATCTTGAGAATGACAAGCAGCAGTCTGATGAGAAGATCAAAAA GAAGGACTTCGAAATCAGTCAGTTACTTAGCAAGATTGAAGATGAGCAGTCACTGGGTGCTCAGCTTCAGAAGAAGATCAAGGAGCTCCAG GCTCGTATTGAGGAACTGGAGGAGGAGATCGAGGCTGAGCGTGCTGCTCGTGCCAAGGTTGAGAAGCAGAGAGCTGACCTCTCCAGGGAACTTGAAGAGATCA GAGGCAAACAGGCATTCACACAGCAGATTGAGGAGCTGAAAAGACAGATTGAAGAGGAGGTTAAG GCTAAGAATGCTCTTGCCCATGGACTGCAATCAGCCCGCCATGACTGTGATCTGCTGAGGGAGCAGtttgaggaggagcaggaggccaAGGCTGAGCTGCAGCGTGGAATGTCCAAGGCCAACAGTGAGGTGGCTCAGTGGAGAACTAAGTACGAAACTGATGCTATCCAGCGCACTGAGGAGCTCGAGGAATCCAA GAAAAAGCTGGCTCAGCGTCTTCAGGAAGCTGAGGAGCAGATTGAGGCAGTGAATTCCAAGTGTGCTTCTCTTGAGAAAACCAAACAGAGGCTCCAGAGTGAGGTGGAGGACCTCATGATTGATGTGGAGAGGGCCAATGGGCTGGCTGCCAACCTGGACAAGAAGCAGAGGAACTTTGACAAG GTGCTGGCAGAGTGGAAACAGAAGTACGAGGAGGGTCAGGCAGAGCTCGAGGGAGCACAGAAGGAGGCTCGTTCTCTCAGCACTGAGCTGTTTAAGATGAAGAACTCGTATGAGGAAtctctggatcagctggagaccATGAAGCGGGAAAACAAGAACTTGCAAC AGGAGATCTCAGATCTGACTGAACAGATTGGTGAGACTGGCAAGAGCATCCATGAGCTGGAGAAGTCCAAGAAGCAGGTGGAGACCGAGAAGGCTGAGATCCAGACGGCTCTTGAAGAGGCTGAG GGAACTCTGGAACACGAAGAGTCTAAGATCCTGCGTGTCCAGCTGGAGCTCAACCAGATTAAGGGTGAGGTGGACAGGAAGCTGgcagagaaagatgaggagaTGGAGCAGATAAAGAGAAACAGCCAGAGGGTGATTGACTCCATGCAGAGCACTCTGGATTCTGAGGTCAGGAGCAGAAACGATGCCCTGAGaatcaagaagaagatggagggagaccTGAATGAGATGGAGATTCAGCTGAGCCACGCCAATCGCCAGGCTGCTGAGTCCCAGAAGCAGCTGAGGAATGTGCAGGCGCAGCTGAAG GATGCACAACTGCACCTTGATGATGCTGTCAGAGCACAGGAAGACTTCAAGGAACAAGCTGCTATGGTGGATCGCAGGAACGGTCTGATGGTATCTGAAATCGAGGAACTTAGAGCTGCTCtggaacagacagagagaagtcGCAAGACTGCTGAGCAGGAGCTGGTGGATGCCAGTGAGCGTGTTGGACTTCTGCACTCTCAG aaCACAAGCCTTCTGAACTCCAAGAAGAAGCTTGAGTCTgacctggtccaggtccagagTGAAGTGGATGACACTGTTCAGGAAGCAAGAAATGCAGAGGAGAAGGCCAAGAAGGCCATCACTGAT GCTGCTATGATGGCTGAGGAGCTGAAGAAGGAGCAGGATACCAGCGCTCACctggagaggatgaagaagaacctGGAGGTTGCTGTTAAGGACCTGCAGCACCGTCTGGATGAGGCGGAGAACCTGGCCATGAAGGGTGGCAAGAAGCAGCTCCAGAAACTTGAGTCCAGG GTGCGTGAACTGGAGGCAGAGGTTGAGGCTGAGCAGAGACACGGAGCAGATGCCATTAAGGGTGTCCGCAAATATGAGAGGAGGGTGAAGGAGCTCACCTATCAG ACTGAAGAGGATAAGAAAAACGGTGCCAGGCTGCAGGATCTGGTTGACAAATTGCAGCTGAAGGTCAAGGCCTACAAGAGGCAGGCTGAGGAGGCG GAGGAACAGGCCAACGTCCATCTGTCCAAGTGCAGGAAGGTTCAGCAtgagctggaggaggctgaggagcGCGCTGACATCGCAGAGTCCCAGGTCAACAAGCTGAGGGCAAAGAGCCGGGACTCTGGCAAG GGAAAAGAAGCAGCAGAGTAA
- the LOC117962052 gene encoding uncharacterized protein LOC117962052 isoform X1: protein MVCSILLLIILTSCVSGTFVVNVTQTSYQAEENQDITLEWTFTTNPHSSSTSLYIFCELLTVLRPSVLFHLYEGIEVPESQDEQFAGRVQWDKDVLREGRLRLNVSRLRTEDSGLYKCQVATDYGRSSGRCFLNVSAARDRPEPETPNTTSPSNTTSPQPESRSRIGLYWGLGLGLTALLVFFALLFFCYFNKSTDNKINHQHFSPVQMSSLSEKRAD from the exons cAGGAACATTTGTAGTGAATGTGACCCAGACCTCCTATCAGGCAGAGGAGAACCAGGACATCACACTGGAGTGGACCTTCACCACCAACCCTCAcagctcctccacctctctTTATATTTTCTGTGAACTGTTAACTGTCCTCAGACCCTCAGTCCTGTTTCATCTCTATGAAGGAATTGAGGTCCCAGAGTCTCAGGATGAACAGTTTGCAGGACGAGTCCAGTGGGACAAAGACGTCCTCAGAGAAGGACGACTCAGACTTAATGTTTCCAGACTCAGGACTGAAGACTCAGGACTGTACAAGTGTCAAGTGGCCACAGATTACGGGAGGAGCTCTGGTAGATGTTTCCTCAATGTCTCTG CAGCGAGGGATCGGCCTGAACCTGAGACACC GAACACAACAAgtccatcaaacacaacaagtcCACAACCAGAGAGTCGGAGCAGGATTGGACTCTACTGGGGACTGGGACTGGGACTGACAGCTCTGCTGGTTTTCTTTGCTCTCTTattcttctgttattttaacaaatctaccgataataaaataaatcaccaACATTTTTCGCCCGTACAGATGTCGAGTTTATCAGAGAAACGAGCTGACTAA
- the LOC117962053 gene encoding uncharacterized protein LOC117962053 isoform X1 has translation MLLRRGLDELEVSLIFLVNVTQTSYQAEENQDITLEWTFTTNPHISSTSLNIFCELLTVLRPSVLFHLYEGIGVPESQDEQFAGRVQWDKDVLREGRLRLHVSRLRTEDSGLYKCQVATDYGRSSGRYWLNVTAARDRPEPETLNTTSSSNTTSPPRTESPGWIVLYCGLALTAAALLAAGSYWFRKRRTQREHYSPPEISGYRSADVESLTTETNQL, from the exons ATGCTGCTCAGAAGGGGACTGGATGAGTTGGAGGTGAGTCTGATCTTCTTAGTGA ATGTGACCCAGACCTCCTATCAGGCAGAGGAGAACCAGGACATCACACTGGAGTGGACCTTCACCACCAACCCTCACATCTCCTCCACCTCTCTTAATATCTTCTGTGAACTGTTAACTGTCCTCAGACCCTCAGTCCTGTTTCATCTCTATGAAGGAATTGGGGTCCCAGAGTCTCAGGATGAACAGTTTGCAGGACGAGTCCAGTGGGACAAAGACGTCCTCAGAGAAGGACGACTCAGACTTCATGTGTCCAGACTCAGGACTGAAGACTCGGGACTGTACAAGTGTCAAGTTGCCACAGATTATGGGAGGAGCTCTGGTAGATATTGGCTCAATGTCACTG CAGCGAGGGATCGGCCTGAACCTGAGACACTGAACACAACAAGTTCTTCAAATACAACAAGTCCTCCACGAACAGAGAGTCCGGGATGGATCGTCCTCTACTGTGGACTGGCactgacagcagcagctctgctGGCTGCTGGTTCCTATTGGTTCAGAAAGAGAAGAACGCAGAGAGAACATTATTCCCCTCCGGAGATTAGTGGTTACAGATCAGCAGATGTTGAATCATTAACAACTGAGACAAATCAGTTATAA
- the LOC117962053 gene encoding uncharacterized protein LOC117962053 isoform X2 — protein MLLRRGLDELEVSLIFLVNVTQTSYQAEENQDITLEWTFTTNPHISSTSLNIFCELLTVLRPSVLFHLYEGIGVPESQDEQFAGRVQWDKDVLREGRLRLHVSRLRTEDSGLYKCQVATDYGRSSGRYWLNVTARDRPEPETLNTTSSSNTTSPPRTESPGWIVLYCGLALTAAALLAAGSYWFRKRRTQREHYSPPEISGYRSADVESLTTETNQL, from the exons ATGCTGCTCAGAAGGGGACTGGATGAGTTGGAGGTGAGTCTGATCTTCTTAGTGA ATGTGACCCAGACCTCCTATCAGGCAGAGGAGAACCAGGACATCACACTGGAGTGGACCTTCACCACCAACCCTCACATCTCCTCCACCTCTCTTAATATCTTCTGTGAACTGTTAACTGTCCTCAGACCCTCAGTCCTGTTTCATCTCTATGAAGGAATTGGGGTCCCAGAGTCTCAGGATGAACAGTTTGCAGGACGAGTCCAGTGGGACAAAGACGTCCTCAGAGAAGGACGACTCAGACTTCATGTGTCCAGACTCAGGACTGAAGACTCGGGACTGTACAAGTGTCAAGTTGCCACAGATTATGGGAGGAGCTCTGGTAGATATTGGCTCAATGTCACTG CGAGGGATCGGCCTGAACCTGAGACACTGAACACAACAAGTTCTTCAAATACAACAAGTCCTCCACGAACAGAGAGTCCGGGATGGATCGTCCTCTACTGTGGACTGGCactgacagcagcagctctgctGGCTGCTGGTTCCTATTGGTTCAGAAAGAGAAGAACGCAGAGAGAACATTATTCCCCTCCGGAGATTAGTGGTTACAGATCAGCAGATGTTGAATCATTAACAACTGAGACAAATCAGTTATAA
- the LOC117962052 gene encoding uncharacterized protein LOC117962052 isoform X2 — protein MVCSILLLIILTSCDYGTFVVNVTQTSYQAEENQDITLEWTFTTNPHSSSTSLYIFCELLTVLRPSVLFHLYEGIEVPESQDEQFAGRVQWDKDVLREGRLRLNVSRLRTEDSGLYKCQVATDYGRSSGRCFLNVSAARDRPEPETPKTTSPQPESRGWIGLYCGLGLGLTATLLAGGFCWFRKRRTQREHDFY, from the exons GAACATTTGTAGTGAATGTGACCCAGACCTCCTATCAGGCAGAGGAGAACCAGGACATCACACTGGAGTGGACCTTCACCACCAACCCTCAcagctcctccacctctctTTATATTTTCTGTGAACTGTTAACTGTCCTCAGACCCTCAGTCCTGTTTCATCTCTATGAAGGAATTGAGGTCCCAGAGTCTCAGGATGAACAGTTTGCAGGACGAGTCCAGTGGGACAAAGACGTCCTCAGAGAAGGACGACTCAGACTTAATGTTTCCAGACTCAGGACTGAAGACTCAGGACTGTACAAGTGTCAAGTGGCCACAGATTACGGGAGGAGCTCTGGTAGATGTTTCCTCAATGTCTCTG CAGCGAGGGATCGGCCTGAACCTGAGACACCGAAGACAACAAGTCCACAACCAGAGAGTCGGGGATGGATCGGTCTCTACTGTGGACTGGGACTGGGACTGACAGCAACTCTGCTGGCTGGTGGTTTCTGTTGGTTCAGAAAGAGAAGAACACAGAGAGAACATGATTTCTATTGA